From the genome of Vicia villosa cultivar HV-30 ecotype Madison, WI linkage group LG2, Vvil1.0, whole genome shotgun sequence, one region includes:
- the LOC131647476 gene encoding probable membrane-associated kinase regulator 6 — MEVTHPLSIESFSYSWLFNLKPSLDQSLETSSFRISVDAIDELGSSFIEMDPRMPSSRRFFINSQDFKFDFPISQQSSLTTLVDADQLFSNGYLMPLCDYDSSNSNSNSTLPSSSISHVPKKVVPIENSRSPSLKRCRTLSKRMIQKYLNFLKPLCRKLRSQKSGSSKHENGMKRTQSVKNVRGSYCESSPRISVAYSTDNWRMSCDSDSSIYDAVLHCKRSFERMS; from the exons ATGGAAGTAACTCATCCTCTTTCTATTGAAAGTTTTTCATATAGCTGGTTATTCAACCTTAAACCATCATTAGATCAAAGCCTTGAAACTTCTTCCTTTAGAATTTCTGTTGATGCTATTGATGAATTAGGTTCTTCTTTCATTGAAATGGATCCAAGAATGCCATCTTCTAGAAGATTCTTTATAAACTCACAAGATTTCAAATTCGATTTTCCAATTTCACAACAATCTTCTCTCACTACTCTTGTTGATGCAGATCAACTCTTTTCCAATGGTTACTTAATGCCACTTTGTGATTATGattcatcaaattcaaattcaaattcaacctTACCTTCTTCTTCCATATCACATGTACCAAAAAAAGTGGTTCCTATAGAAAATTCAAGAAGCCCTTCATTGAAAAGGTGTAGAACATTATCAAAGAGAATGATTCAAAAATACTTGAATTTCTTAAAACCATTGTGTAGAAAATTGAGGAGTCAAAAATCAGGATCATCAAAGCATGAAAATGGTATGAAAAGAACTCAATCAGTGAAGAATGTTAGAGGAAGTTACTGTGAATCATCTCCAAGAATTAGTGTTGCATATTCCACGGACAATTGGCGCATGTCTTGTGATTCAGATAGTTCAATCTATGACGCTGTTCTTCATTGCAAACGATCTTTTG AAAGAATGAGTTAA